The Drosophila nasuta strain 15112-1781.00 chromosome 2L, ASM2355853v1, whole genome shotgun sequence genome window below encodes:
- the LOC132784717 gene encoding dynamin-1-like protein produces MEALIPVINKLQDVFNTVGSDSIQLPQIVVLGSQSSGKSSVIESVVGRSFLPRGTGIVTRRPLVLQLIYCPLEDREHRSAENGTVNAEEWGRFLHTKKCFTDFNEIRREIENETERVAGSNKGICPEPINLKIFSTRVVNLTLVDLPGITKVPVGDQPEDIEAQIKDLVVKYIENPNSIILAVTAANTDMATSEALKLAKDVDPDGRRTLAVVTKLDLMDAGTDAIDILCGRVIPVKLGIIGVMNRSQQDIIDKKDIDEQMKDEAAFLQRKYPTLATRNGTPYLAKTLNRLLMHHIRDCLPDLKTRVNIMSTQFQSLLNSYGEDVSDKSQTLLHIITKFSSAYCSTIEGTARNIETTELCGGARLCYIFHEIFGRTLDSIHPLAGLTKMDILTAIRNATGPRPALFVPEVSFELLVKRQIRRLEEPSLRCVELIHEEMQRIVQHCGNEVQQEMLRFPKLHEKIVDVVTQLLRCRLPATNVMVENIVAIELAYINTKHPDFHKEAALVPSLLKTDNDPYSQPRRTNTPRNNMSPQVSAHNAVNQNQQQQQQQQQSQAQLQTQQQQQNENHDQNHVGENSTGSSWLSNILPPAPNRPDSIENSASNTPVHNNIMVSPLKPVNLLPDVPALHNPRRLTDKEQKDCDVIERLIKSYFYIVRKSIQDSVPKAIMHFLVNYVKDNLQSELVTHLYKSEKAETLLNESDHIAVRRKEAADMLKALTRANHIISEIRETHMW; encoded by the exons ATGGAAGCCCTAATTCCAGTTATCAACAAATTACAAGATGTCTTCAACACTGTCGGCTCTGACTCAATACAATTGCCGCAAATTGTTGTTCTCGGCAGTCAG AGTTCGGGCAAAAGTTCGGTAATCGAGAGCGTTGTGGGACGTTCGTTCCTGCCACGTGGCACAGGAATTGTCACCCGGCGACCTTTGGTCTTGCAACTGATTTACTGTCCCCTCGAGGATCGCGAGCATCGCTCTGCGGAGAATG GCACTGTTAATGCTGAGGAATGGGGACGCTTTCTGCACACGAAGAAATGCTTCACGGACTTTAACGAAATACGCCGTGAGATCGAGAATGAAACGGAGCGTGTGGCGGGCAGCAACAAGGGCATCTGCCCGGAGCCCATCAATCTCAAGATCTTCTCGACCCGCGTCGTCAATTTGACGCTCGTCGATTTGCCGGGCATCACGAAGGTGCCGGTGGGCGATCAACCCGAGGATATTGAAGCACAGATCAAAGATTTGGTTGTCAAATACATTGAGAACCCCAACTCAATCATCTTGGCTGTGACGGCGGCCAATACGGATATGGCCACCAGTGAGGCCCTGAAACTGGCCAAGGATGTGGATCCCGATGGCAGGCGAACGCTGGCTGTGGTCACTAAACTCGATCTGATGGATGCTGGCACCGATGCCATTGATATATTGTGCGGTCGTGTGATACCCGTCAAGCTGGGCATTATTGGTGTGATGAATCGCTCGCAACAGGATATTATCGATAAGAAGGACATTGACGAGCAGATGAAGGACGAGGCGGCGTTCTTGCAACGCAAATACCCAACGCTTGCCACACGCAACGGAACGCCTTACTTGGCCAAGACACTTAATCGTCTGCTAATGCATCACATTCGCGACTGTTTGCCCGATCTTAAG ACTCGCGTCAATATCATGTCCACGCAGTTCCAATCACTACTCAACTCTTATGGCGAAGATGTTTCAGACAAGAGCCAAACGCTGCTGCACATCATCACAAAATTCTCGAGCGCCTATTGTTCCACCATCGAGGGTACCGCCCGCAACATTGAGACCACAGAGCTCTGCGGCGGTGCACGTCTTTGCTACATTTTCCACGAGATCTTCGGCCGCACTCTGGACTCGATTCACCCGCTGGCGGGTTTGACAAAGATGGACATACTCACTGCTATTCGAAATGCCACAGGTCCGAGGCCAGCGCTGTTTGTGCCCGAGGTCTCCTTTGAGCTGTTGGTGAAGCGGCAAATCCGTCGCCTGGAGGAGCCATCGCTGCGTTGCGTGGAGCTCATTCACGAGGAGATGCAGCGCATTGTGCAACACTGCGGCAACGAGGTGCAACAGGAAATGCTGCG TTTTCCTAAGTTGCACGAAAAGATTGTGGATGTGGTAACGCAGCTGCTGCGTTGTCGTCTGCCTGCTACCAATGTAATGGTGGAAAACATTGTGGCCATTGAGCTAGCTTACATCAACACCAAGCATCCAGATTTCCACAAGGAAGCAGCTTTGGTGCCCAGCCTACTGAAAACAGACAACGATCCGTACTCGCAGCCACGTCGCACGAACACGCCACGCAACAATATGTCGCCTCAGGTCTCGGCACACAATGCTGTTAACCAgaatcagcaacaacagcagcagcaacagcaatcgcaGGCGCAGCTGCagacacagcaacagcagcagaatgAGAACCATGATCAG AATCATGTTGGCGAGAATTCGACTGGTTCGTCGTGGCTGTCAAATATTCTGCCACCTGCGCCCAATCGCCCCGACAGCATTGAGAACTCGGCCAGCAATACGCCAGTGCACAATAATATTATGGTCAGTCCATTGAAGCCCGTCAATCTGCTGCCCGATGTGCCAGCTCTGCACAATCCACGTCGTCTCACCGACAAGGAGCAAAAGGATTGCGATGTCATTG aacGTCTGATCAAATCGTATTTCTACATTGTGCGCAAATCGATACAAGACTCGGTACCAAAGGCAATTATGCATTTCTTGGTCAACTACGTTAAGGACAACTTGCAAAGTGAACTCGTCACACATCTCTACAAGTCGGAGAAGGCCGAAACACTGCTAAACGAGTCCGATCACATTGCCGTGCGCCGAAAAGAGGCAGCGGATATGTTAAAG GCTCTCACACGTGCTAATCACATCATCAGCGAGATACGCGAGACTCACATGTGGTAG
- the LOC132784739 gene encoding actin-related protein 2/3 complex subunit 5-A yields MAKNTSSSAFRKIDVDQYNEDNFREDDGVDSAAAGPDENEITSLLTKGKSVEALLSALQNAPLRCKNQHVKDNALNITLRVLLSIKSTQMDQAIDSVEQNDLIDVLMKYIYRGFEIPSEGSSGHLLQWHEKAFAKGGLGCIVRVLSDTNRA; encoded by the exons atGGCTAAGAATACCTCGAGCAGTGCATTTCGTAAGATCGATGTCGATCAATACAATGAGGACAACTTCCGGGAAGACGATGGCGTCGATAGCGCTGCCGCCGGACCGGATGAGAACGAAATCACTTCGCTGCTGACCAAAGGCAAGAGTGTTGAGGCGCTGCTCAGTGCACTGCAGAATGCCCCATTGCGTTGCAAGAACCAGCACGTCAAG GACAACGCCCTAAACATAACGCTGCGTGTGCTCTTATCAATCAAATCAACACAAATGGATCAAGCCATCGATAGCGTAGAGCAGAACGATCTGATCGATGTGCTCATGAAGTACATCTACCGAGGCTTCGAAATACCCTCGGAGGGATCCAGCGGACACCTGCTACAATGGCACGAGAAGGCATTTGCCAAAGGCGGCCTTGGTTGCATTGTTCGCGTTTTGTCCGACACGAATCGTGCTTAA
- the LOC132795690 gene encoding angiopoietin-related protein 2-like, which produces MLPSLKYFIFLINISAVLCNVTSEVEFNATNEILAIKSQLADLKAEQDRLRLFQSYVGLHYVSSCAEATANSQSSGIYDIYVPNYIQNPFKVACDAETQDGGWTTILNRADGSVDFYRNWTYYKNGFGNLDGEFFLGLDKIHALTAEYSQELLVILEDHLGTEVYEKYEKFAIGDESEDYVLHTLGAASGTAGDSLRENYRQKFSTYDRDNDAWSGGSCATGQQGAWWYNSCTSANLAGTYNGKLDQGIFWTEFRTYISLEKATMMIRPRKTT; this is translated from the exons atgttgccaagtttaaaatattttatatttcttataaatatatctgCAGTTCTTTGCAATGTTACCTCGGAGGTAGAGTTCAATGCAACTAATGAAATTCTTGCAATTAAATCGCAGTTAGCCGACTTAAA AGCGGAGCAAGATCGTCTGCGATTGTTTCAGTCTTATGTCGGCTTGCATTATGTGAGTAGTTGTGCTGAGGCAACAGCTAATTCGCAATCGAGTGGAATCTACGACATTTACGTTCCCAACTACATTCAAAACCCATTTAAAGTGGCCTGTGATGCCGAGACTCAGGATGGAGGTTGGACTACAATTTTGAATAGAGCCGATGGAAGTGTGGACTTTTATCGCAATTGGACTTACTACAAAAACGGATTTGGGAATCTAGATGGCGAATTCTTTTTGGGATTGGACAAAATACACGCATTAACTGCAGAATACAGCCAAGAGTTGCTTGTGATACTCGAAGACCATCTAGGAACTGAAGTATATGAAAAGTATGAGAAATTCGCAATTGGCGACGAAAGTGAAGACTATGTCTTGCACACGCTTGGAGCAGCCAGCGGAACTGCAGGCGATTCGCTCAGAGAGAACTATCGCCAGAAATTTTCAACATATGATCGGGATAATGATGCTTGGTCCGGTGGAAGCTGCGCCACAGGACAACAAGGCGCCTGGTGGTACAACTCGTGTACTTCAGC CAACTTGGCTGGCACTTACAACGGGAAACTTGACCAAGGCATTTTCTGGACCGAATTTCGTACTTATATTTCCCTTGAAAAAGCCACTATGATGATACGTCCAAGAAAGACAACCTAG
- the LOC132792615 gene encoding uncharacterized protein LOC132792615 isoform X1, which yields MHQRILIASSLFAVFALCNCIVHPKPAPKYSRDFTFPTEATPTRPQLPVWQWPFLDETNHREKRQVEMTNEDEQLNRCDEYLGHGPYTHPRLLFIWYNKPGGPVEYLRKIITDDLDLPHLANSIERVKIEPSKMLIELSNRLQAFEVLRSYCQLFSRKAGYRSQGYDEKPLNYEILLTDQDFSNAN from the exons ATGCACCAGAGAATATTAATTGCCAGTTCGCTGTTTGCGGTTTTTGCATTATGCAATTGCATTGTTC ATCCAAAACCAGCCCCCAAATACTCAAGAGACTTTACCTTTCCCACAGAAGCGACGCCAACTCGCCCCCAGTTGCCAGTGTGGCAATGGCCTTTCCTTGACGAGACGAATCATCGTGAAAAGCGTCAGGTGGAGATGACCAACGAGGACGAACAGTTGAACAGATGCGACGAATATTTGGGCCACGGGCCCTACACGCATCCACGTCTGCTATTCATCTGGTATAATAAGCCCGGCGGTCCAGTGGAATATCTGCGCAAGATTATAACAGACGATCTGGATTTGCCGCATCTGGCTAACAGCATAGAGAGAGTGAAAATAGAGCCTAGCAAAATGCTGATTGAGTTGTCGAATCGTCTGCAGGCTTTCGAGGTGCTTCGCAGTTATTGCCAGCTCTTTAGCCGCAAAGCTGGATACCGTTCACAGGGATATGATGAAAAACCTCTAAACTACGAAATACTGCTGACGGATCAAGACTTCAGTAATGCGAActaa
- the LOC132792615 gene encoding uncharacterized protein LOC132792615 isoform X2, with protein sequence MHQRILIASSLFAVFALCNCIVQATPTRPQLPVWQWPFLDETNHREKRQVEMTNEDEQLNRCDEYLGHGPYTHPRLLFIWYNKPGGPVEYLRKIITDDLDLPHLANSIERVKIEPSKMLIELSNRLQAFEVLRSYCQLFSRKAGYRSQGYDEKPLNYEILLTDQDFSNAN encoded by the exons ATGCACCAGAGAATATTAATTGCCAGTTCGCTGTTTGCGGTTTTTGCATTATGCAATTGCATTGTTC AAGCGACGCCAACTCGCCCCCAGTTGCCAGTGTGGCAATGGCCTTTCCTTGACGAGACGAATCATCGTGAAAAGCGTCAGGTGGAGATGACCAACGAGGACGAACAGTTGAACAGATGCGACGAATATTTGGGCCACGGGCCCTACACGCATCCACGTCTGCTATTCATCTGGTATAATAAGCCCGGCGGTCCAGTGGAATATCTGCGCAAGATTATAACAGACGATCTGGATTTGCCGCATCTGGCTAACAGCATAGAGAGAGTGAAAATAGAGCCTAGCAAAATGCTGATTGAGTTGTCGAATCGTCTGCAGGCTTTCGAGGTGCTTCGCAGTTATTGCCAGCTCTTTAGCCGCAAAGCTGGATACCGTTCACAGGGATATGATGAAAAACCTCTAAACTACGAAATACTGCTGACGGATCAAGACTTCAGTAATGCGAActaa